A single region of the Hippoglossus hippoglossus isolate fHipHip1 chromosome 17, fHipHip1.pri, whole genome shotgun sequence genome encodes:
- the si:dkeyp-66d1.7 gene encoding myeloid-associated differentiation marker homolog — MAIVLHSSPLLWTRLAALIFACVAFSVAVHGGRLYHGTGDWCIFCWAFSFAGTLLVLLVELFGLQTRAPVSWKNFPITFACYSALLCLSASIIFPLYFLKGSPGQSEVRDFRIVSTVFSCLATIAYISEVSISKARPGEVAGYMATAPGLLKVCETFVACIIFVFVSDPVVYDRHDALKYCMSVYCICFILSVAIILLCIGECTGYLPFPFARFLSAYALLAVVLYLSATIIWPIFNFDPKNGGNKQRPYNCSNAMGLCVWDKLMAVSVLSGVNFVLYLVDLIYSTRLVFISA, encoded by the coding sequence ATGGCGATAGTCCTCCACTCCAGCCCTCTGCTGTGGACTCGGTTGGCCGCGCTGATCTTCGCCTGTGTGGCCTTCTCTGTGGCCGTGCATGGCGGCAGACTCTACCACGGCACCGGAGACTGGTGCATCTTCTGCTGGGCCTTCAGCTTCGCCGGGACTCTGCTCGTCCTCCTGGTGGAGCTGTTCGGCCTCCAGACCAGGGCCCCCGTCTCCTGGAAGAACTTCCCCATCACGTTCGCCTGCTACTCCGCCCTGCTCTGCCTGTCCGCCTCCATCATCTTCCCCCTCTACTTCCTCAAGGGATCCCCAGGCCAAAGTGAGGTCCGTGACTTCCGCATCGTGTCGACCGTCTTCTCCTGCCTGGCCACCATCGCCTACATTAGCGAAGTGAGCATCAGCAAGGCGCGTCCAGGCGAGGTGGCCGGCTACATGGCCACAGCCCCCGGCCTGCTGAAAGTCTGCGAGACCTTCGTGGCCTGCATCATCTTCGTCTTTGTCAGCGACCCCGTGGTGTACGACCGCCACGACGCACTCAAGTACTGCATGTCCGTCTACTGCATCTGCTTCATCCTGTCGGTGGCCATCATCCTGCTCTGCATAGGCGAGTGCACCGGGTACCTCCCCTTCCCCTTTGCCCGCTTCCTGTCCGCCTACGCCCTGCTGGCCGTGGTTCTCTATCTGTCGGCGACCATCATCTGGCCCATCTTTAACTTTGACCCCAAGAACGGCGGAAACAAACAGAGGCCGTACAATTGCTCCAACGCtatgggtctgtgtgtgtgggataaGCTCATGGCGGTGTCCGTGCTCAGTGGCGTCAACTTCGTCCTCTACCTGGTCGACCTGATCTACTCCACCCGCCTGGTGTTCATCAGTGCTTGA
- the pex19 gene encoding LOW QUALITY PROTEIN: peroxisomal biogenesis factor 19 (The sequence of the model RefSeq protein was modified relative to this genomic sequence to represent the inferred CDS: deleted 1 base in 1 codon) yields the protein MASGAGEASAGHDTELDELLDSALDDFDKTRPPPAPEPAAASASAKSGAEKPPLLEDCKLFETLFEGEMASQAKDEWEKAMSELAQEEPELLQHFHKLSEAAGKVGCDTASQQEFTSCLKDTLRGLAKNADNLQSTGLAGDDLVKALEGLGLEESSEGGSDDGNILPIMQSIMQNLLSKDVLYPSLKEITTKYPEWLEANKPSLSPEDYQRYEQQAKIMGEICKRFEKEEEGVEDKEGSFESIMDMMQKLQDLGQPPKELAGDAPPGFNFDMESLVLPGGAGGGAAEQCSIM from the exons ATGGCGTCCGGAGCAGGAGAGGCGTCCGCTGGACACGACACAGAACTGGACGAGCTGCTGGACA gtGCATTGGATGACTTTGACAAGACA CGGCCCCCCCCGGCCCCTGAGCCTGCAGCTGCATCTGCCTCAGCTAAAAGTGGTGCAGAGAAG CCACCCCTCCTTGAGGACTGCAAGCTCTTTGAGACTCTCTTTGAGGGAGAAATGGCGTCTCAAGCAAAGGATGAGTGGGAGAAGGCCATGAGTGAGCTGGCccaggaggagccagagctgctgcagcacttcCACAAGCTGTCCGAGGCTGCAGGCAAAGTTG GCTGTGACACTGCCTCCCAACAAGAATTCACCTCTTGTCTTAAAGACACCCTCCGTGGCCTTGCCAAAAATGCAGACAACCTGCAG TCAACAGGACTGGCCGGAGACGATCTTGTCAAAGCTCTGGAAGGCCTTGGATTGGAAGAGAGTAGCGAAGGAGGCAGTGATGACGGAAACATTCTGCCCATCATGCAGTCCATCATGCAAAATCTTCTCTCTAAGGATGTGCTTTATCCATCTCTCAAAGAGATCACTACCAAG TACCCAGAGTGGTTGGAAGCCAACAAGCCGAGCCTCAGTCCAGAGGACTACCAGCGCTATGAGCAGCAGGCCAAAATTATGGGAGAGATCTGCAAGCGGTttgagaaggaggaagagggggtggAAGATAAGGAGGGATCGTTTGAGAGCATCATGGACATGATGCAAAAG ctgcaaGACCTGGGCCAACCACCCAAGGAACTGGCAGGTGATGCG CCTCCTGGATTTAACTTTGACATGGAGTCCCTCGTCCTCCCCGGAGGAGCCGGGGGCGGGGCGGCAGAGCAGTGCTCCATCATGTGA
- the copa gene encoding coatomer subunit alpha, translating into MLTKFETKSARVKGLSFHPKRPWVLASLHNGVIQLWDYRMCTLIDKFDEHDGPVRGIDFHKQQPLFVSGGDDYKIKVWNYKLRRCLFTLLGHLDYIRTTFFHHDYPWILSASDDQTIRIWNWQSRTCVCVLTGHNHYVMCAQFHPSEDLVVSASLDQTVRVWDISGLRKKNLSPGAVETDVRGISGVDLFGASDAVVKHVLEGHDRGVNWAAFHPTMPLIVSGADDRQVKIWRMNESKAWELDTCRGHYNNVSCAVFHPRQELILSNSEDKSIRVWDMSKRTGVQTFRRDHDRFWVLGAHPNLNLFAAGHDSGMIVFKLERERPAYAVHGNMLYYVKDRFLRQLDFNSSKDTAVMQLRSGSKFPVFSMSYNPAENSVLLCNRATNLENSTYDLYSIPKESDSQNPDAPEGKRSSGLTAVWVARNRFAVLDRMHSLLIKNLKNEIVKKVAVPSCEEIFYAGTGSLLLRDADGVTLFDVQQKRSLATVKIAKVKYVVWSADTSHVALLAKHAIMICNRKWESLCNIHENIRVKSGAWDESGVFIYTTSNHIKYALTSGDHGIIRTLDLPIYVTRVRGNSVYCLDRECRPRVLTIDPTEYRFKLALVNRKYDEVLHMVRNAKLVGQSIIAYLQKKGYPEVALHFVKDEKTRFSLALECGNIEVALEAAKALDERSCWERLGEAALLQGHHQVVEMCYQRTKNFDKLTFLYLITGNLAKLRKMMKIAEIRKDMSGHYQAALYLGDVSERVRILKNCGQKSLAYLTAATHGLDEEAESLKETFDPEKETVPEVDPNAQLLQPPPPINPLDTNWPLLTVSKGFFEGAISAKGKAGQMAADQDMDAAGGEGWGEDAELQLDEDGFMDAQEGLGEDGVVKEEGGGWEVEEDLDLPPELDLPAGGGGGAEDGFFVPPTKGMSPTQMWCNNSQLPVDHILAASFETAMRLLHDQVGVVNFGPYKSLFMQTLSRGRNCYLGLPSLPCLRSHPQRNWKDCGAKQGLPAVGLRLSDLISRLQQCYQLTTSGRFEEAVERFRVILLSVPLLVVDNKQEIAEAQQLITICREYIVGLTMETERKKLPKDTLEQQKRLCEMAAYFTHCNLQPVHMVLVLRTALNLFFKLRNFKTAASFARRLLELGPKPDVAQQTRKILAACEKTLTDAHQLNYDPHNPFDLCAASFVPLYRGRPVEKCPLSGACYCPPYKGQICRVTQVTEIGKDVIGLRVSPLQFR; encoded by the exons ATGCTAACCAAGTTCGAAACGAAGTCGGCCCGTGTTAAAG GTCTGAGTTTCCATCCCAAAAGGCCATGGGTTCTTGCAAGTTTGCACAACGGAGTCATCCAGCTGTGGGACTATCGGATGTGCACCTTGATCGACAAGTTCGATGAGCAcgatg GGCCCGTCAGAGGAATTGATTTCCACAAACAGCagcctctgtttgtgtctggagGAGACGATTACAAGATTAAG GTTTGGAACTACAAGCTGAGGCGCTGCCTCTTCACCCTCCTTGGACACTTGGACTACATCAGAACTACCTTCTTCCACCAT GATTACCCCTGGATTCTAAGTGCCTCGGATGACCAGACTATACGCATCTGGAACTGGCAGTCCAGGACCTGTGTCTG TGTGCTGACCGGCCATAACCACTATGTGATGTGCGCCCAGTTCCATCCATCCGAGGACCTGGTGGTGTCAGCCAGTCTGGACCAGACCGTGCGAGTGTGGGATATCTCCG gtctgaggaagaagaaccTGTCTCCTGGTGCTGTGGAGACGGACGTGCGTGGCATCTCTGGCGTCGACTTGTTCGGTGCCTCGGATGCCGTTGTCAAGCATGTCCTTGAG GGCCACGACAGGGGAGTCAACTGGGCAGCCTTCCACCCCACCATGCCTCTCATTGTGTCTGGAGCTGACGACAGGCAGGTCAAGATCTGGAGAATGAACG AATCCAAGGCATGGGAGCTGGATACATGCCGCGGCCACTACAACAATGTGTCCTGTGCCGTCTTCCACCCGCGTCAGGAGCTCATCCTGTCCAACTCTGAGGACAAGAGCATCAGGGTGTGGGACATGTCCAAGAGAACCGGAGTGCAGACCTTCCGTCGGGACCATGATCGCTTCTGGGTGCTGGGTGCTCACCCAAACCTCAACCTGTTTGCCGCTG GTCATGACAGCGGAATGATTGTGTTCAAGCTGGAGCGCGAGCGTCCAGCCTACGCCGTGCACGGGAACATGCTGTACTACGTCAAGGATCGTTTCCTCCGCCAGCTGGACTTCAACAGCAGCAAAGACACTGCTGTCATGCAGCTGCGCAG TGGGTCCAAGTTCCCAGTGTTCAGCATGTCTTACAACCCAGCTGAGAACTCTGTCCTGCTCTGCAAT AGGGCGACCAATCTGGAGAACAGCACATATGACCTGTACTCCATTCCCAAAGAAAGCGATTCTCAGAACCCTGATG CACCGGAGGGGAAGAGGTCTTCTGGTCTGACGGCAGTCTGGGTGGCCAGGAACCGATTTGCAGTCCTGGACCGAATGCACTCT CTTCTGATTAAGAACCTGAAGAATGAAATTGTGAAGAAAGTCGCGGTTCCAAGCTGCGAGGAAATCTTCTACGCAGGAACGGGCTCGCTGCTGCTGCGCGATGCCGATGGCGTCACTCTGTTCGACGTGCAGCAGAAACGCTCTCTGGCCACCGTCAAGATTGCCAAGGTCAAGTACGTGGTGTGGAGCGCCGACACCAGCCACGTGGCTCTACTCGCCAAACACG CCATCATGATCTGCAACCGTAAGTGGGAAAGTCTCTGCAACATTCACGAGAACATCCGAGTGAAGAGTGGAGCCTGGGATGAGAGCGGAGTCTTCATCTACACAACCTCCAACCACATCAAATATGCCCTCACCTCTGG TGATCATGGCATCATCAGGACTCTGGACCTGCCGATCTACGTGACCCGTGTGAGAGGTAACAGCGTTTACTGCCTGGACAGGGAGTGTCGACCACGTGTCCTCACCATTGACCCCACAGAGTACCGCTTCAAACTGGCCCTGGTCAACCGCAAATATGATGAG GTGCTCCACATGGTGCGTAACGCCAAGCTGGTGGGTCAGTCCATCATTGCCTACCTGCAGAAGAAGGGCTACCCTGAGGTGGCGCTGCACTTTGTCAAAGATGAGAAGACACGATTTAGTTTGGCACTGGAGTGTGGAAACATTGAG GTGGCGTTGGAGGCCGCCAAGGCCCTGGATGAGCGCAGCTGTTGGGAGCGCCTGGGTGAGGCCGCGCTGCTGCAGGGTCACCACCAGGTCGTGGAAATGTGCTACCAGAGGACCAAGAACTTTGACAAGCTCACCTTCCTGTACCTCATCACTGGCAACCTGGCCAAGCTGCGCAAGATGATGAAGATCG CTGAGATCAGAAAGGACATGAGCGGTCACTACCAGGCGGCGCTTTACCTGGGAGACGTCAGTGAGAGGGTCCGCATCCTGAAGAACTGTGGACAGA AGTCTCTGGCTTACCTGACTGCAGCCACCCATGGGCTGGATGAAGAAGCTGAATCACTGAAGGAGACCTTTGACCCAGAAAAGGAGACG GTGCCTGAGGTTGATCCCAatgcacagctgctgcagcctcctccaccCATCAACCCTCTGGACACCAACTGGCCTCTGCTCACTGTATCAAAGGGCTTCTTTGAGGGAGCCATTTCAGCGAAAG GGAAGGCAGGTCAGATGGCTGCCGATCAGGACATGGATGCTGCAGGAGGCGAGGGCTGGGGAGAGGATGCCGAACTTCAGCTGGATGAAG atggCTTCATGGACGCCCAGGAAGGATTAGGGGAGGATGGAGTtgtgaaagaggagggaggaggctgggaggtggaggaagacCTGGACCTTCCTCCAGAGCTG GACTTGCCggctggtggaggtggaggagcagaagacGGCTTCTTTGTCCCACCAACCAAGGGCATGAGTCCGACCCAGATGTGGTGCAACAACTCCCAGCTGCCAGTGGACCACATCCTAGCTGCCTCTTTCGAAACAGCCATGAGA CTGCTCCACGACCAGGTTGGAGTTGTGAACTTTGGACCATACAAGTCACTGTTCATGCAAACGCTGTCCAGAGGCCGCAACTGTTACCTGGGGCTGCCCTCTCTGCCTTGCCTGCGCAGTCACCCCCAGAGGAACTGGAAG gaCTGTGGGGCCAAGCAAGGTCTGCCTGCTGTGGGCCTGCGCCTCTCGGACCTCATCTCCCGCCTGCAGCAGTGCTACCAGTTGACCACTTCTGGGCGCTTTGAGGAAGCTGTTGAGCGCTTTAGAGTCATCCTGTTGTCGGTTCCTCTGCTGGTGGTCGATAACAAGCAGGAGATTGCAGAG gctcAACAGCTGATCACAATTTGCAGAGAGTACATCGTGGGTCTGACTATGGAGACCGAGAGGAAGAAGCTGCCGAAAGACACTTTGGAGCAGCAGAAGAGGCTGTGCGAG atGGCTGCTTACTTCACCCACTGTAATCTCCAGCCCGTCCACATGGTGCTGGTGTTGCGCACGGCTCTGAACCTCTTCTTCAAACTGCGTAACTTCAAAACAGCTGCGAGCTTTGCACGCCGCCTGCTGGAGCTCGGGCCGAAGCCAGATGTGGCGCAGCAG ACCCGCAAGATTTTGGCTGCATGCGAGAAGACCCTGACAGATGCCCACCAGCTGAACTACGACCCCCACAATCCGTTTGACCTGTGCGCTGCATCTTTTGTCCCCCTGTACCGTGGACGCCCTGTTGAGAAGTGTCCTCTGTCGGGAGCCTGCTACTGTCCCCCATACAAAGGCCAGATCTGCAGGGTCACACAG GTGACGGAGATCGGTAAGGATGTGATCGGTCTGCGCGTGAGTCCTCTTCAGTTCCGTTGA